The window ACTGAGCCGAACGATTCTGGACTATATTAAACCGGACAGCGAGGCCCATGGCGGCATCGCTGTTGTCAATGTCAACAACAGAATCAAACTTTTGTTTGGAGAAGAGTACGGGATTTGTATGTACAGCACATTAAATGTAGGTACGGACGTAGAGCTCACTTTGCCATTGGTGAAAAAGGATATAGGAAAATAAAATGAAAAATGAAATTCTGAGGCTGGAAAGAGTCACTACCATTCAGGATGAAGTGACTTTGCTTGATAATTTTAATCTGCATATTTTTCAGGGTGAAATTATGGGGCTCGTTTGCATCAATGCAAATGGAAAGGAGTCCCTAATTCAATTAATCAGCCAAAATTTGCCGATTCATTATGGACGAGTCTATTTTAATGAAGTACTGGTCAATAATTATCAGCACAGCCCCTTAACAATGAATAAGGTGGCCGTGATTGAGCAGAAAAGCAGACTGATTGAAGATCTGAGCGTAACGGACAATGTATTTGTACTGCGCAGAGGGTTTAAAAAATATCTCATCAATCCCCGAGTGTTAAATGAGCAGCTGAAGCAGTTCGTAAAAGAAATAGATCCTAATATTGACGGAAATGATTTGGTAGCGAATTTAAGCCCTTATGAAAAATGTGTTGTGGAGCTTTTGCGTGCAGTCATCATGGGCGCAAAACTGATTGTGATTATGGATATCAGCAACTGTGTCAGTGCGGCGGATCTCGTAAAATTCCATAATCTTTTAAGGCATTACTGTCAAAAGGGCTTTTCGTTTTTATATATTTGCAATCATCATGAAGAAGCGTTCAAAATATGCACCAGAATGTCTCTCATGAAAGACGGGAAAATATTAAAGGTGTTTGACCAGCATGAATTTAAAAATGAAAATTTGGTTCCGTATTACATCGGGGAGTTTGCAGACGTTAAAAAGGTTACCGTGAATCGCCGGAGCGAGAAAGGAATATTGACCTTTCAAAACGTTTGCACGGAAAATTTAAATCATATGACGTTTTCGGTGTCGAAGGGAGAGTGTACGGTCTTATTTGATATGGATAATATCATATTATCGGATATTATGCAGCTGATGAATGGAAAATTGCGGCAGGACAGCGGTAGCATTTTTCTGGAAAATGCTGTTTATTCGCAAAATCAGGCGCGGCATGCGCTGGGGAGCGGTGTAGCGTTTATCGGGGAAGACCCTATCCGATCAATGCTTTTTAAAGAAATGAGTTACATTGATAATTTGTGTTTTCTCCTTGATAAAAAGGAGAATGGGGTTCGGTTAAGCAAGAGAATCATAAAAAGCATTATTCGTGAATATGAACCTCTTATCGGTCCGGAAATTTATGAAAGCAATATTATGAATTTAAAAATACAGTCGCTTTATGATTTAATATATTACAGAATTCAATTATTTCATCCAAAGATTGTCTTTTGCGTGCAGCCTTTTGCGGGTGCGGATATGTACCTGAGGCGGCATCTGATTGAACTCATTAATAAATTGAAAAAAAAAGGAATCACGGTTATTTTCCTTGCGGTTAATATTGCGGACTCTCTTGTGGTAGCGGATAAGCTGATTCTGTTGGAAAAAGGACGGTTCAGCAGTGAATATTTACGTTCCGAGTTTAACGCGTTCAGTTCTGAAGGAATCATACTTTAAAAAATAGATAAAACAGATATGGGATGTTTATACTTTATATACAATAAATATAAAACAACAGAAGATATACCCTATCATTCAAAATCTGTCCCCCTTATGGAAAGAAAGAACCCATGCTATACTGATAGCGCAGAAACGAGTTCCAGAGAAATAAGGACAGGTGAATTTTTATGGGGGAATACATAGCGGAACTTAATCATATCAATAAAAGTTTCCCGGGGGTAAAGGCACTGGATGATGTGTCGTTTAACTTAAGGGCCGGCGAAGTTTTAGCCCTTCTGGGAGAAAACGGTGCCGGAAAATCAACTCTTGTGAAAGTTTTGAGCGGTGTTTATACAAGGGATGACGGTGAAATAAAAATCTTTGATCAGGTCATCGGGGAGTTAACACCAAAAAAGGCACAGGAACTGGGCGTAGCAATTATCCATCAGGAATTGAATATGTGCGCACATCTTTCAGTGGCGGAAAATATTTTTTTGGCACGTGAAAAAACGCATTCCGGAATTCTTTCAAATAAGGAAATGAACAAAGAGGCAGAGGCTATTTTGGGCCGCCTGAATATTGATATCGATCCGACGACGATTGTTGGCGATCTGGCTGTCTCCAAGCAGCAGATGGTGGAAATTGCAAAAGCACTTTCCACAAATGCGAAAATTCTGATAATGGACGAACCGACCTCCGCACTGACTTCGAACGAAATTGACGATTTATTTGTGATAATACGAAAACTAAAAGCAGAGGGCTGCGGAATTGTTTACATATCCCATCGGCTGGAGGAACTTCAGAACATTATTGATCGCGTGATTATCATGCGTGACGGAAAATATATTACATCCATGAAATTTGAGGACACGACGATGTCCGAAATCATTTCTTTTATGGTCGGCCGTGAAATAAAAGAAAAATTTCCCCGTGTCACTTGTGAACGAGGGAAAAAGATATTTGAAGTAAGGAATTTAAATGCAGGTAAAATGGTCCGAAATATTAATTTAGACCTGTATGAGGGAGAAATTGTCGGCATCGCAGGGCTCATGGGGGCCGGTCGGACAGAGACTACACGGGCGATTTTTGGTGCAGATCCGAAAGAGTCGGGCAAGATTTTTGTGGACGGCAGGGAAGTTACGATTAATAAGCCGATCGACGCGATTCGCGCAGGGATTGTGCTTGCTCCCGAAGACCGAAAAAAAGACGGATTATGCGTCAAACTCAGCGTGCAGGATAATATTGCTTTGCCCAATTTGGATTTGCTTTGCAATAAGATTGGCGTTGTAGACAGGAAAAAAGAAAAAACAATGACCGATAAGGCGGTCAAAAGTTTAAGTATTAAGCTTGTAAACGCGGATATGAATGCGGGCACCCTTTCTGGCGGAAACCAGCAAAAATTGGTTGTTGCCAAATGGCTGGCACGCAATTCGCGTGTGGTAATGTTCGACGAACCGACAAGGGGAATTGATGTAGCCGCGAAAGTTGAAATTTACAATCTGATGAACGAACTGAAAAAGCAGGGAATTGGGGTGCTTTTCGTATCCTCCGAAATGCCGGAGGTTATGGGAATCAGCGATAGGGTTCTGGTAATGTGCGATGGAAAAATTACCGGGGAATTGGCAACAGAAGAAGCTACACAAGATCTTATTTTGCAATACGCCACAAAATTTGATTCTAAATTCGAGCAGCAAAAAGCCATTTAATAAAATTGAAGTCGGGAGCGTCTGAAATGGAAACGAGAGAGAAACAAAGCGTATGGAAAAAGTTTACGGCTATTCGGGGCATGGGTCAGGTTGTTACCGTAACAGCAGGTCTTATCGTATTATGTATTGTATTTGCTGTATTGAACCCCTCCTTTTATTCAGGAAGGAATGTCGGGAATCTGCTGCGCCAGGTTGCGCCGATCTTAATTATCGGAATCGGCCAGTCCTATGTGCTTATCACAGGAAATATTGACCTGTCAATCGGCTCTGTTGTGGGTATGAGCTGCATGATCTCTGCGACCTTAATGACAAAAGGGATGAATCCCTGGGTTGCAATGCTGCTTACCTTGTTAATTTGCGTAGGGGTGGGTATCTTAAATGGCTTGTTGGTAGCGCAGTGCAAGCTGCCGCCCTTTATCGCAACATTGGGCACCATGACGGTCGCCAGAGGGATCGCCCAGATTGTCAATAACAACTATAACACGGATGCAATCGGCGAGGCGGCGCAGGGCTACCGGAATTTATTCTACTACGGCAGTACGTTTGGGCTTTATAACACGATCTGGATTGCTCTTGTGCTGTTCATTGGCTTTAACTTTCTGCTGAGTAAGACACGCACGGGGCGTCATATTTATGCGGTGGGCAGCAATATTGAGGCGTCTAAATTGTCGGGCATCAACACAGACAGCACGACCATTAAAGTATATATTGTGAGTGCGTTCTGTGCCGGTGTGGTTGGTCTCATCACGAGTGCAACTGCCGGAATGGGAACGATGGATGCCGGCAACATGTAC of the uncultured Caproiciproducens sp. genome contains:
- a CDS encoding ABC transporter permease produces the protein METREKQSVWKKFTAIRGMGQVVTVTAGLIVLCIVFAVLNPSFYSGRNVGNLLRQVAPILIIGIGQSYVLITGNIDLSIGSVVGMSCMISATLMTKGMNPWVAMLLTLLICVGVGILNGLLVAQCKLPPFIATLGTMTVARGIAQIVNNNYNTDAIGEAAQGYRNLFYYGSTFGLYNTIWIALVLFIGFNFLLSKTRTGRHIYAVGSNIEASKLSGINTDSTTIKVYIVSAFCAGVVGLITSATAGMGTMDAGNMYEMYAVAASVIGGVSTLGGQGLLVGTVVGAAIWGVLQNGLQFAGAPVAMRNIVIGTIVVISVLLDVVIRTGKPKKVKNSSKLIQAQKES
- a CDS encoding sugar ABC transporter ATP-binding protein — translated: MGEYIAELNHINKSFPGVKALDDVSFNLRAGEVLALLGENGAGKSTLVKVLSGVYTRDDGEIKIFDQVIGELTPKKAQELGVAIIHQELNMCAHLSVAENIFLAREKTHSGILSNKEMNKEAEAILGRLNIDIDPTTIVGDLAVSKQQMVEIAKALSTNAKILIMDEPTSALTSNEIDDLFVIIRKLKAEGCGIVYISHRLEELQNIIDRVIIMRDGKYITSMKFEDTTMSEIISFMVGREIKEKFPRVTCERGKKIFEVRNLNAGKMVRNINLDLYEGEIVGIAGLMGAGRTETTRAIFGADPKESGKIFVDGREVTINKPIDAIRAGIVLAPEDRKKDGLCVKLSVQDNIALPNLDLLCNKIGVVDRKKEKTMTDKAVKSLSIKLVNADMNAGTLSGGNQQKLVVAKWLARNSRVVMFDEPTRGIDVAAKVEIYNLMNELKKQGIGVLFVSSEMPEVMGISDRVLVMCDGKITGELATEEATQDLILQYATKFDSKFEQQKAI
- a CDS encoding ATP-binding cassette domain-containing protein, with the translated sequence MKNEILRLERVTTIQDEVTLLDNFNLHIFQGEIMGLVCINANGKESLIQLISQNLPIHYGRVYFNEVLVNNYQHSPLTMNKVAVIEQKSRLIEDLSVTDNVFVLRRGFKKYLINPRVLNEQLKQFVKEIDPNIDGNDLVANLSPYEKCVVELLRAVIMGAKLIVIMDISNCVSAADLVKFHNLLRHYCQKGFSFLYICNHHEEAFKICTRMSLMKDGKILKVFDQHEFKNENLVPYYIGEFADVKKVTVNRRSEKGILTFQNVCTENLNHMTFSVSKGECTVLFDMDNIILSDIMQLMNGKLRQDSGSIFLENAVYSQNQARHALGSGVAFIGEDPIRSMLFKEMSYIDNLCFLLDKKENGVRLSKRIIKSIIREYEPLIGPEIYESNIMNLKIQSLYDLIYYRIQLFHPKIVFCVQPFAGADMYLRRHLIELINKLKKKGITVIFLAVNIADSLVVADKLILLEKGRFSSEYLRSEFNAFSSEGIIL